The genomic interval CGAACTACATATCCCACAATTCATTGCTGGGCCTTTTAAATTGGGTCtgtttgaaacaaaacaaaaacaaaagtttCTCTAAACGTTTGTGTCGTCACCGGTTTTCTTTCGAGAATGCTATTGTAAAGGCAAAGGCAGTACTATAGCTTATATAGgtactgtatttttttatattaatttagGTAACATAGACAGAACAAATGTGgagctattgttattattatggatacatttttatttggCTACATTTATGATTATGATGATTATCGTTGTTATTATTTGAATGTATTAATCGCTGTCATTTGTTATACTAACTGGCCTTACAATTATGTATCCGTGTGTTCAAAGATCGCCTGATAACACATATTAAGTTGGTAATAAACATGTCTTTAATCATAAATTCAAATTACAAACACCTAATGCTTGTAGCCATGtcaatgataaaataataacatatttttAGCAGCATAATCACGCAgtttatacaataaacacactGAAAAGTCAAGACAAGATTATTTATTTCACAGTTTGTAATGGCCTAGCCCATCGTTTACATGTAAAAATTTATCATTTCACAAAGGCCTACCTTTACCAATGTATGTCTACAAACAGGTAGCCTGAAATACTTGTTCTTCTGTCATGGGTCGGAAAAAGGAAAAAGTATCTACGACGTTAGGCCTACTATATATTTTCCTCAACTGTAAATACACGCATGCAATTATCAGTCAGATTGTTTTGGTAGTATTTAATACTAAATGGATACAAGTTGGCCGAATGTGACCAAAGTGACACACCGGCAGTGTGTATTGCAAAATCTGTTTCAAATTCGCTAAGTTGATCCATCGGCCACATATTTTACAGAGAACTGTCCACATTGGGGCGCCAAAGATGTTCCACATGTTTTGCGGTGGCTGCTCAGCTTCCATTCTGTTCTTTCATAATTAGATTATGTAAAACGAATATACACTGTGCGTTTTGGTTTTACCCGCAATTCGACATATTTCCGATGCAAAAAAATACGTTCATAAAGTCAACCATCTTTGTCTTTATTTTCACGATCTCAAAAACATCAAGACAAAAGAGACTCGTTTCTTTTATTGTAGTCCTTTGTTATGCCACCATTGCACAGAAGCCACTTGACAATCGACATTTTGATCTTGAATACTCAATAATACAAGAGGCAGCAAAGCATACTGATAGATAGCTGTCTGGTTAGCTTACATCAAGATAATTGACTACAGAACAATTGTGCTGTGAGATGTACAGATCAAAAGTATTACACAATCAACTAGAAAATCACTATTCCCCAATTGCTTCGATGGGATCATCAGTTGATTTCAATAAATGCACACATAATGACCATCCGCTTACCAGCTAATGAATTGGCTTTGCTTTGCTTTCAATTTCACAGCAGACGTGCCTTATTTGAAGTTACATAAAAAGCATTTCACTAAACCTTTGTGAAtcggttgttttcatttatcCCATTGAGAGGAGGCTACCACAAAAACAACTCAACTGCAATTGTCAAAAGGCTTGTGGGGGAATTACTTAAGTCACATAGTTTCACAAACATACAAGGCTTAATCCAAGTCAAAACACTTGAAGAAAGCAGCTATATTCAGACAAAACCTCTTTATTCAACAGCAGTGTCCAGCACTCTGAGTCCAGCCTTAAGGCGAAAGCTAGCAATATTATTTAATGTGCCGTTCAAAtgtaacatttgtttttattgtttcacGTTTTTCTTATCACAAGAAACACTGTACAATTTTTAGCTAAACATTTGAACAAAGACGCATTACTAGAATGTTCCACCTACTAGAGAGTAAAGAAGTGGACAATATAGAATCTTAACATAGATGTAGGATTTTTCTGTATATTTTTTGGGTTGTTATAGTTGCGCcttacttttactttgaagtttTATTCAGCAAAGTTTAGAAAAAAGCTATTCTACAGATTGTTCACCAGCAGAGTGACCCTTCAATTATCTTCATACAGTTGACAATAATCAAGGGACGAATGATTgtgttgaataaaataaaaataaaagaagataCGTGAATAATACAATAATTAAAGAAAAACAGACTAAAATTTGTTGTCGTTTTTCTCAAGAAATGATATGACTCACACATATCCTCAAGCAACAAGGGGCAATAATCTGCTCTCCTTCTTGTGCAGCGCGCACATTGACATGAGTGACAGAATCGAATATCCACGAATAAAAATGTCAGTAGCCCCTTATCCCATAAATGAAGATATATTGATTTAGAATttacaatacaaaaatataatatatgccTTCATTAATCGGAATCCATGACGTCTGTGGTAGAAAAAGACTAATGGTTGTCTTGTAGTTCTTCATATCCTCAGTCCTTACCAATTCCTCTCACTACCATTTGGCACTTTGGCACtgaaacactacacaatacacTGGCACATTAACATAACATAAATAATTAGTTCACCACTATAGCTAGACGCAGGAGAGGAAATTCTGTCAAACCTTTCTTCTGGATCGTTCTTTTCTAAGTGCGTGCTCAATGCCTCAATGGTTGGAGGTGCCGACCCCCCTTCACCCATCCATCCCATCAGAGAGCCCGACTAGACAGGCGCGGCGGAAGTCTCACTCGACACGGAGATGGTCACTTTGGCTATTTTCACAGTGCTCTTCACGCAACTCTCGGCCGCCCTGTGGGCGGCCAAGTGTGTGTTGCGGCTCTGGCAGTCGGACTCCAGGCTGTTGTCCAGCTGCTGCCCGGTGCCCCTGCAGGCGTGGCAGGAGCTGAGGAAGGCGTGGCGCAGGTCCTTGCTCCTCAGCGCGTAGATCACCGGGTTGACCATGGAGTTGAGCAGGCACAGCATGGTGGCGAACGCAAACACCGTCTTAAAGTCGTCGTCCATCTTCCAGAAGAGGTCGTACACCATGATGGCCAGCACGGGCCCCCAGCAGATCACCAGCACGGCCAGGATGAGCACCAGCGTCTTGGCCAGCCGGATGTCCATGCGGGTCTGCTCGGGCCTGGTGCTCTGCACCTTAGTCCCGTCGGCCGAGTACACCACCAGGCTCTTCTGGGAGCTGCGGCTCAGCATGCGCACGGCGTGGTTGTGCGCCTTCCACAGGATGAACATGTAGGCGTAGATGATGAAGAGCACCAGCACGCTGGTCACGCCGATCCAGAACATCAGGTAGTTCTTGTCGATCAGGGGGAAGATGTTGGAGCACACGGTGTTGAGCCGCTTGCAGTTCCAGCCCAGCAGGGGCAGCACGGCGATGACGATGGAGATGGTCCACATCACGCAGAAGGCGATCACCGCCTTGGTGCGCGTCACGATGCGCCGGTAGGACAGCGGCCGGTGGATGGAGATGTAGCGGTCGATGGCCGTCAGGAACAGGCTCCCCACGGAGGCCGTGAAGGAGGCGATGACCCCGCCCAGCTTGAAGAGGAACACGTTGGTGCTGTCCTTCCGGTGGAACACGTGGAAGTCCAGGAAGCTGTAGACGAAGATGACGCTGCCCAGCAGGTCGGCCACGGCCAGGCTGCCGATGAAGTGGTAGGAGGGCCGGCAGCGGAGGGTGCGGGACTGGAAGATGACGCAGAGCACCACCAGGTTCTCCAGAACGGTGAAGGTGCCCAGCGTCAGAGACATGACGGCCACGGCCAGCTGCTGGCTGGGCGTCAGGATCATGAAGCACTCCATGTCCATGAAGTTCTCGCTGCAGCGCATGGTGTCGCCGTCCTCGCCGAAGACGCTCCTGTTGCCAAGCAGCTCCGTGGCGTTGGTAGGGTAGGGCAACATGCCCTTGAGGATGAGATCTTCGTCCGCAGGTACTTTGTCGGGGAACGTGTGGCTGCGGAAGGCGGACGAGGGCTTCTGCATACCGAAGGCGCCCTTAATGAAGTCGGCGTGGATGGTGGGGTCGTCATACTTGGCGTCGTTGGAGCCCAGATATTGCAAACCCGAGGTGATAGTCCGGAAGGTGGTGTCTGCCACACCATCAAGCACAGATTTCATGGCTGTGTCTGGGGGAGGATATTGCAGTCAAATTTGATGTTTGGCGTACCTACAAATGGTTGGATAtaagaaaaatatttatttagacCTTTCTCATTGTACAGAAAAAAATGCAGAAATCACATTATCAAGCAATACATTTCTgggggaaaaacacaaaaaacagaaaataaatccATTACATAAACCATATCTAAATTGGCAAGCAAGATGCATTTCACGATAAAAGATAAATAccacccctttttttttcaattaaacTGGAAAATAATAATGAGTTACTTACCACTATCAACAATcccaaaaaattgaaaattacTTACATTTAGAAAATAATAGATCCATTGAGTCGCCAAAATGAATTGAACAtaacaaacaaaagcaaaagACAGTAAACCAtagcttaataaaaaaacaaagcacAATCCCAAACAAAGGATTTAAAACTAAAGGTTATCTACCTCACATTATCTTCCCAGATCCACAGAAACTCCTCAAACGAACAGCGGACTATCCTTCACTCCAACTCTGGCGCTAAAACGATTTGAGTGAGTGAAATGTTGTAGAAACATTTCCAATTGTAATTTTCCGAATTATAAACAAAATGTTAAACAGCACGACAAAGCGAAACAAAGTGGCCGGTCCCTGTCTTGTTGCGCCTCTCCTCCAGCAGTGAGCGCACCTTGCGTGGACAGCAGCTGGCCGAGTCTCGCTGCTCGGGAGCAGGAGCGCACTTATCAACCGAGCCTTTTTTCTACCCTGGTCACGTGCTCCAGAGCGCTCGTCTCCACAGATCGGCCCAACCCACGACGCTGGTGTCTACTGCGATGGAGAATAACCGAGGGAGGCGAATAGAAACAGGAGTAAATTAACAGATTTTAATTCTTAAAGCCCTCCAAAAGTAAACCCATCAAGATGTGGGAATATAACTGCAGGACAAAAACCAAGGCTTTATATATCCAAGCCAGAAGTCTGGGCTGCTTTAATTATTCGCTGTCAATATTTTCGATTTATTGTGGTAATTGCAATAGGCCTACAATATTAATGCACATTTCCCCCACCTAAACGGTCAATGTCTACCTTAAACAAGTGTTACCTGCAACCAAATAGACCAAATTAATCTAATCCTTGTTAAAAAACGAATTAATAAAAGGCAGATGATGATTACGTCTGAAGCAGTCAGAACAGGTGAGTTTGAGATCCAGGCTTTGTATTCAATGTGCATTAGCCTATTCATTACCATAAAGTATATGAATTGAATGGAATTGTGGTGTTCTTGGTACTTGGTATTTAGGCAACATTAAAAGAAAGGTTCAGCAGTTTTTTGATATCTTACCTATAATGGGATTACTAATGACAGCGCCTGTAGTCTAATGCAAACATTTTCCCCAACTAAAATACAAGATCTGTTACTTGTGCTGTTGAAATCATTAACAATAATCTCTGTTCAATAAATGTACTTGTGAGGTAATTCTTTAGCCAAACTCCCTACGGAACATAAAAGTGTTAACATGCAACATGCCCCCCAGCTTCACCCTCATTTAGTATGGCACGATCTGTTAATAGGATATTATGACACGGCCCCTAGCAGCTTTTCAATCTTTCAGCAAAACCCATGAAATTAAATTCTCAGGACAGTCTGCAGTAAATTCTTCAAAACATTCACGAAAACGCGAGCAGGCACATTAGGTAGAtctctgaaaataaaataattaatctgGGGTAACAGCTGTGCTGGCAACGAGGAGACCAGCTTTCATCAAAACCCGACAGACGTGGATATTATGTGGATCTAAAGTTTATTTCACCTCTGATACCCACCGCATGAGATAAGGACATACATGCAGATCACCAGCCTTAAAAGCCTATTAGGCCCCAAGTAGGTAAAATCACGTCTTCTTGCCGTTTCTGTGACCAAGAAACGATATAAAAAAAAGGTATAATAACAGTGTTAGGTCATAGTTTCTATCGGTGAATCATTGGTTTGCATCCTAAAACTGAACAGCAGTCTGTCAATTGTTTATTTCATATTTGTCTGAGCTTAGCAGCACGACCAGAAACGTTTGGACAGTCGGCTAATCTTAGCATAAGGCTGCCCTGTGTTTACAAATGTCTGTGTGACGAAAAAAGGACAGACACTGGCACCACCAGCACAACGTTGTGTCTCCCCCACTGCCAGCCCGGGCAGCAGCCCCTATCTCCAGGCCTCAGGTGTATCTGAGCCCGCCACAGTCAAACAACCCCCTGTCCCCTCATCAGCCTTCATCAGGTCTGCAGAGGTTGCAGTCCGACCTCCATTCCTAGACTCCCTACACAGACAACAATGGCTGCCTtcaaagccaccaggtggctcTTAAGAAGATTAAGGACGTCACGGAGACCTGTCTGTCACCGTGTTCTCCAAGCCCTGGGGGGGATGACTGAAGACCCTGGGCGCAGATGAATCCCGGTGTGGATCTCCTGTGGTCACCCTTACTGAGCAGGCCACAGCCAGAGCCACAGGCAGACTCCAACCACAGTGCCCTTCTTTGACCAGGAAAGACACACGCCCTCCTAGAGTGCTCGGAGTGGCTCCAGTACGAGTCCTGGTGCCAAGGTTACGACTGGGTTCTGCTCACTGAAGGAGAAAGAAAGTGAGAAGTCAGCTCCCAAACAAGAATACTGCCAAGGTAGACGGTCCATTAGGGTCCTCCATGGCCAACACAGTGCGGGAGCACTCGAGCCAGAGAAAGGCTTAACTCAAACCCCAAGAGCCCAAAGAGAGCATCCTCAGCCCGGGAAGGAGGAGGGCTACCTGGGGAGCACGGCCCGGTACATGGACCGTCCTGCAGACGATAAGGGATGGTCTGAAAGCATCAATCCAAGACCCCACCGACAACCGAGAGGGGCGTCACTCATAGACCCGGCTACGAAGCACACTGTAGGCCTAGACTTCCGTCACCTACCAGGCTTCGGATCCAGACCACGGTCTCCTGTGTCATCCTGCCACAGAGAGGGTGGTTGCATCTGGATTCAGCACATGAGAAAAAAGCCATTTGTTGTTCCCAGAACACCGGCACATAAAGTCAAAGATGGAAAGGCAGATCTGCCGTCCACAAAATGGCTGACCTACCTCCTGCACAGCTACGCATTTTCAGGTGAACCCCTCAGCCCCCCACTTCAGAGAGGTCTGGGAACGGGAGGTTGGCTCTCTGGGGAGACCCCCTAATACAACACGGCGGCTGCTCAGTCAGGGATTGAAGAAGAGAGTGAAGAAGTACTCTCTGGGACCTGTATTGCAAATGAGGGGTTGAGGCGAAAACGCCAGTCCAACCATTTATCTGAATCAAGCCAGTgcatttaagggggggggggggggggttggggggcacACCGGGCTACGAAAAaaacctgcagcagcagcctctgGCGAAAGGTAGAATAGGAATCCACTTTTGGAGAAACGCAACCGACATCCCGTTGCTACGGCCAATCACGTAAGCCGGCGATTAGAACGGAAGACCCCTGTGGACTTAAGAGCCGTGTTCACCGTGCAACATGTATTTACATGCAGTGAAGCGCACCGCTGCAGACCTCCTGAG from Gadus macrocephalus chromosome 21, ASM3116895v1 carries:
- the cnr1 gene encoding cannabinoid receptor 1, with translation MKSVLDGVADTTFRTITSGLQYLGSNDAKYDDPTIHADFIKGAFGMQKPSSAFRSHTFPDKVPADEDLILKGMLPYPTNATELLGNRSVFGEDGDTMRCSENFMDMECFMILTPSQQLAVAVMSLTLGTFTVLENLVVLCVIFQSRTLRCRPSYHFIGSLAVADLLGSVIFVYSFLDFHVFHRKDSTNVFLFKLGGVIASFTASVGSLFLTAIDRYISIHRPLSYRRIVTRTKAVIAFCVMWTISIVIAVLPLLGWNCKRLNTVCSNIFPLIDKNYLMFWIGVTSVLVLFIIYAYMFILWKAHNHAVRMLSRSSQKSLVVYSADGTKVQSTRPEQTRMDIRLAKTLVLILAVLVICWGPVLAIMVYDLFWKMDDDFKTVFAFATMLCLLNSMVNPVIYALRSKDLRHAFLSSCHACRGTGQQLDNSLESDCQSRNTHLAAHRAAESCVKSTVKIAKVTISVSSETSAAPV